Proteins encoded together in one Kutzneria kofuensis window:
- the recQ gene encoding DNA helicase RecQ has product MTDPAHVLRTVFGYDSFRGDQQAIVEHVVAGGDALVLMPTGGGKSLCYQIPALVRDGVGIVVSPLIALMQDQVDALNALGVRAGFLNSTQDPDERRMMEALFVAGELDLLYLAPERLRMESTPRLLERGRISLFAIDEAHCVSQWGHDFRPDYLQLSHLHERWPDVPRIALTATATEATRKEIASRLNLEQARHFVSSFDRPNIQYRIVPKNEPKRQLLELLRTEHSGDAGIVYCLSRSSVDKTAEWLTEQGITALPYHAGLDAQTRATNQARFLREDGMVMVATIAFGMGIDKPDVRFVAHLDLPKSVEGYYQETGRAGRDGLPSTAWLAYGLQDVVQQRKMIDTSEGDDAHRRRLGQHLNAMLALCETVDCRRSGLLAYFGETLTESCGNCDTCLTPPESWDGTVAAQKFLSAVYRLDKERRQRFGAGQVIDILLGRKTAKVIQHDHDGLTVFGIGTELNESEWRGVVRQLLAQGLLAVEGDYGTLSLTEASADVLGRRREVRLRRENAAKPPRAARTAKAAAAAVEMPAEAAPLFERLRAWRAATAREQGVPAYVIFHDATLRQIATQSPSTLAELGTVSGVGENKLAKYGQAILDTLAATG; this is encoded by the coding sequence GTGACTGATCCGGCCCATGTGCTGCGCACCGTCTTCGGCTACGACTCGTTCCGCGGCGACCAGCAGGCCATCGTGGAGCACGTCGTGGCCGGCGGCGACGCGCTGGTGCTGATGCCGACCGGCGGCGGAAAGTCCCTGTGCTACCAGATCCCCGCGCTCGTCCGTGACGGCGTGGGGATCGTCGTCTCCCCGCTGATCGCGTTGATGCAGGACCAGGTGGACGCGCTCAACGCGCTCGGCGTGCGGGCCGGTTTCCTGAACTCCACTCAGGATCCGGACGAGCGGCGGATGATGGAGGCGCTGTTCGTCGCCGGCGAGCTGGACCTGCTCTACCTGGCGCCGGAGCGGCTGCGCATGGAGTCGACGCCGCGGCTGCTGGAGCGGGGCAGGATCTCGCTGTTCGCCATCGACGAGGCGCACTGCGTCTCCCAGTGGGGGCACGACTTCCGGCCGGACTACCTGCAGCTGTCCCATCTGCACGAACGCTGGCCGGACGTGCCGCGGATCGCGCTGACGGCGACCGCGACCGAGGCGACCCGCAAGGAGATCGCCAGCCGGCTCAACCTGGAGCAGGCCCGGCACTTCGTGTCCAGCTTCGACCGGCCGAACATCCAGTACCGGATCGTGCCGAAGAACGAGCCGAAGCGGCAGCTGCTGGAGCTGCTGCGCACCGAGCACTCCGGCGACGCCGGCATCGTCTACTGCCTGTCCCGGTCCTCTGTGGACAAAACCGCGGAGTGGCTGACCGAGCAGGGGATCACCGCGCTGCCCTATCACGCCGGGCTGGACGCGCAGACCCGCGCCACCAACCAGGCGCGGTTCCTGCGCGAGGACGGCATGGTCATGGTGGCCACGATCGCGTTCGGCATGGGCATCGACAAGCCCGACGTCCGCTTCGTCGCCCACCTGGACCTGCCGAAGTCGGTCGAGGGCTACTACCAGGAGACCGGCCGCGCCGGCCGGGACGGGCTGCCGTCCACCGCGTGGCTGGCCTACGGGCTGCAGGACGTGGTGCAGCAGCGCAAGATGATCGACACCTCCGAGGGCGACGACGCGCACCGGCGGCGGCTCGGGCAGCACCTCAACGCGATGCTGGCGCTGTGCGAGACGGTGGACTGCCGGCGTAGCGGGCTGCTGGCCTACTTCGGCGAGACGCTCACGGAGTCCTGCGGCAACTGCGACACCTGCCTGACGCCGCCCGAGTCGTGGGACGGAACCGTTGCGGCGCAGAAGTTCCTGTCCGCGGTGTACCGGCTGGACAAGGAGCGCCGCCAGCGCTTCGGCGCCGGGCAGGTGATCGACATCCTGCTGGGCCGCAAGACCGCCAAGGTCATCCAGCACGACCACGACGGTCTGACCGTGTTCGGCATCGGCACCGAGCTCAACGAGTCCGAGTGGCGCGGCGTGGTGCGGCAGCTGCTGGCGCAGGGGTTGCTGGCCGTGGAGGGCGACTACGGCACGCTGTCGCTGACCGAGGCCAGCGCCGACGTGCTCGGCCGCCGGCGCGAGGTCCGGCTGCGCCGGGAGAACGCCGCCAAGCCGCCCAGGGCGGCGCGCACGGCCAAGGCCGCCGCCGCGGCCGTGGAGATGCCGGCCGAGGCGGCGCCGCTCTTCGAGCGATTGCGGGCGTGGCGCGCTGCGACCGCGCGTGAGCAGGGAGTGCCCGCATATGTGATCTTCCATGACGCCACGTTGCGGCAGATCGCGACCCAGTCCCCGAGCACGCTGGCGGAGCTGGGCACGGTCAGCGGTGTCGGCGAGAACAAGCTGGCGAAGTACGGGCAGGCCATCCTGGACACCCTTGCCGCCACCGGCTGA
- a CDS encoding GTP-binding protein, translated as MVPESVKILVAGGFGVGKTTLVASVSEIPPLSTEELLTEASTGVDDLGGIEGKTTTTVALDFGRITISPRLVLYLFGTPGQDRFWFMWDELARGAIGAIVLIDTRRLDTSFAAIDFFERREVPFIVGVNNFDGSHHYEPEEIRSALAISEGVPIVNCDARQRDSSKLTLIKLLEHAMSKLPAGEAKAAV; from the coding sequence ATGGTCCCCGAGTCGGTGAAGATCCTGGTGGCCGGGGGCTTCGGCGTCGGCAAGACCACCCTGGTGGCGTCCGTCAGCGAGATCCCGCCGCTGAGCACGGAGGAACTGCTGACCGAGGCCAGCACCGGGGTGGACGACCTCGGCGGCATCGAGGGCAAGACCACCACCACGGTGGCGCTGGACTTCGGCCGCATCACCATCAGCCCCCGCCTGGTGCTGTACCTGTTCGGCACGCCCGGCCAGGACCGGTTCTGGTTCATGTGGGACGAGCTCGCCCGCGGCGCCATCGGCGCCATCGTGCTGATCGACACCCGCCGCCTGGACACCAGCTTCGCCGCGATCGACTTCTTCGAGCGCCGCGAGGTGCCGTTCATCGTGGGCGTGAACAACTTCGACGGCTCGCACCACTACGAGCCGGAGGAGATCCGCTCCGCGCTGGCCATCAGCGAGGGCGTGCCGATCGTCAACTGCGACGCCCGGCAGCGCGACTCCAGCAAGCTGACGCTGATCAAGCTGCTGGAGCACGCGATGAGCAAGCTGCCCGCGGGGGAGGCGAAGGCCGCCGTGTGA
- a CDS encoding sensor histidine kinase codes for MKNKDKPDKANRSIKSRLVGAVLIPSVALVVLWTVAASYLVFDAIYVKLVVSGVREVSIPAVTALASAQKERQLGTAFLSGSTNDLSLLHDQEQQTDKYLASMKTAADALAQNAPPPVVQGLQKLNASIDQLPKIRAQVDSKTIDKQQVFDFYNTMLDSAWSLFDTQARILPAVTVSLGGVTSAAVFRATDLMSRSATLISGAFAAGTLDSADHLEYANLVASYHSELTTTVPFVQPDIRDRFNAMTASADWKQLVDFENGFIEHGAWTRGLAGLPTNQAAWLDLTNRISDQMVSLTLDQADEVSSQAISDANSQLTLVVIGSVVALLVAIGAIVAAVRVSRNLVDRTLVTRLARLREEALQLAQHRLPDIVRRLREGQAVNVRSELPDLDYGRDEIGQVADAFNAAQYTAVTAAVTEAQARDGVHNVFLSIAHRNQGLVHRQLKILDTMERGEENPQQLERLFQLDHLATRARRNAENLIILGGELPGRRWRKPVKLVDVLRAAVSETELYHRVQVERGPDVSVVGSAVADTIHLIAELVDNATSFSPPRSQVLVSSTLVARGAVVEVEDQGLGMSEEDRERANRMMANSPEFDAMALKTDSRLGLFVIARLANRLEINVEFRVSPYGGTRAIVLLPSSILATSGPADRAPDAAPLTHHEMIAAESETAAERESSELDEFWALSRSRLADKVQTTESLHGALDPTPPGADIAERLTPANSDALPIPTATTRWPDAEDVDEAPTPVPLVPAPPMPAAARPVLPQRQPQHNLAPQLRGDLEDEPEFDLDDDTRSPEEIRHTMSAFQAGSLKGRQAGEFPDSRA; via the coding sequence GTGAAAAACAAGGACAAGCCAGACAAGGCCAACAGGTCGATCAAGTCGCGCCTCGTCGGCGCGGTGCTGATCCCCAGTGTCGCGCTGGTGGTGTTGTGGACGGTGGCCGCATCGTACCTGGTCTTCGACGCCATCTACGTCAAGCTGGTCGTCTCCGGTGTGCGTGAGGTGTCCATCCCCGCGGTCACCGCGCTGGCCTCCGCGCAGAAGGAACGCCAACTCGGCACGGCCTTCCTGAGCGGGTCCACGAACGACCTGAGCCTCCTGCACGACCAGGAGCAGCAGACCGACAAGTACCTGGCGTCGATGAAGACCGCGGCCGACGCGCTGGCGCAGAACGCGCCGCCGCCCGTCGTGCAGGGGCTGCAGAAGCTCAACGCCAGCATCGACCAGCTGCCCAAGATCCGCGCCCAGGTCGACAGCAAGACCATCGACAAGCAACAGGTCTTCGACTTCTACAACACCATGCTCGACTCGGCCTGGAGCCTGTTCGACACCCAGGCGCGCATCCTGCCCGCCGTCACCGTCTCGCTGGGTGGCGTGACCTCGGCGGCGGTCTTCCGAGCCACCGACCTCATGTCCCGCTCCGCGACGTTGATCTCCGGTGCCTTCGCGGCCGGCACGCTCGACTCGGCCGACCACCTCGAGTACGCGAACCTGGTGGCGTCCTACCACTCCGAGCTGACCACGACGGTCCCGTTCGTGCAGCCCGACATCCGGGACCGGTTCAACGCCATGACGGCGAGCGCCGACTGGAAGCAGCTCGTCGACTTCGAGAACGGCTTCATCGAGCACGGCGCGTGGACGCGCGGCCTGGCCGGCCTGCCCACCAACCAGGCGGCCTGGCTGGATCTCACCAACCGGATCTCCGACCAGATGGTCTCGCTCACGCTCGACCAGGCCGACGAGGTGTCCAGCCAGGCCATCTCGGACGCCAACAGCCAGCTGACCCTGGTCGTGATCGGCTCCGTCGTCGCCCTGCTCGTCGCCATCGGCGCCATCGTGGCCGCGGTCCGGGTGTCCCGCAATCTGGTCGACCGCACCCTGGTCACCCGCCTCGCCCGGCTGCGGGAGGAGGCGCTGCAGCTGGCCCAGCACCGGCTGCCCGACATCGTGCGGCGGCTGCGCGAGGGCCAGGCCGTCAACGTCCGCTCCGAGCTGCCCGACCTGGACTACGGCCGGGACGAGATCGGCCAGGTGGCCGACGCGTTCAACGCCGCCCAGTACACCGCCGTCACCGCGGCCGTCACCGAGGCGCAGGCCCGCGACGGCGTGCACAACGTGTTCCTCAGCATCGCCCACCGCAACCAAGGCCTGGTGCACCGCCAGCTGAAGATCCTGGACACCATGGAACGTGGCGAGGAGAACCCGCAGCAGCTGGAGCGCCTGTTCCAGCTGGACCACCTGGCCACCCGGGCCCGGCGCAACGCGGAGAACCTGATCATCCTGGGCGGCGAGCTGCCCGGCCGGCGCTGGCGCAAGCCGGTCAAGCTGGTCGACGTGCTGCGGGCCGCGGTGTCGGAGACCGAGCTGTACCACCGGGTTCAGGTCGAGCGCGGCCCGGACGTGTCGGTGGTCGGCTCGGCCGTCGCCGACACCATCCACCTGATCGCCGAGCTGGTCGACAACGCGACCTCGTTCTCCCCGCCCCGCTCCCAGGTGCTGGTCAGCAGCACGCTGGTGGCCCGCGGCGCCGTGGTCGAGGTCGAGGACCAGGGCCTGGGCATGAGCGAGGAGGACCGGGAGCGGGCCAACCGGATGATGGCCAACTCCCCCGAGTTCGACGCGATGGCGCTGAAGACGGACTCCCGGCTGGGCCTGTTCGTGATCGCGCGGCTGGCCAACCGGCTGGAGATCAACGTCGAGTTCCGGGTGTCGCCCTACGGCGGCACGCGGGCGATCGTGCTGCTGCCGTCGTCGATCCTGGCCACGAGCGGTCCCGCCGACCGCGCGCCGGATGCCGCGCCGCTCACCCACCACGAGATGATCGCCGCCGAGTCCGAAACCGCCGCCGAGCGGGAGAGCTCCGAGCTGGACGAGTTCTGGGCGCTGAGCCGGTCACGCCTTGCCGACAAGGTTCAGACCACCGAGAGTCTTCACGGTGCACTGGACCCGACCCCGCCGGGCGCCGACATCGCCGAGCGGCTCACGCCCGCCAACTCCGACGCGCTGCCGATCCCGACCGCCACGACCCGCTGGCCGGACGCTGAGGACGTCGACGAGGCGCCGACCCCGGTTCCGCTGGTCCCCGCGCCTCCCATGCCCGCCGCGGCCCGCCCGGTCCTGCCCCAGCGGCAACCACAGCACAACCTGGCGCCGCAGCTGCGTGGCGACCTCGAGGACGAGCCGGAGTTCGACCTGGACGACGACACCCGGTCGCCGGAGGAGATCCGGCACACCATGTCGGCGTTCCAGGCAGGTTCGCTCAAAGGCCGTCAAGCAGGCGAGTTCCCGGACTCTCGAGCGTAG
- a CDS encoding roadblock/LC7 domain-containing protein: MNDKAHSETDLNWLLDNLVERVVDARHAVVLSADGLLIGKSDGLSRDDSDQLSAMASAFQSLARGAGRHFGGGQVRQTIVEMEHAFLFVTAAGRGACLAVLAEESADVGLIAYEMNLLVKQVGVYLSSAPRNVAATADSGQRA; the protein is encoded by the coding sequence ATGAACGACAAGGCGCATTCGGAAACGGATCTGAACTGGCTGCTGGACAACCTGGTCGAGCGGGTGGTGGACGCCAGGCACGCGGTCGTGCTGTCCGCCGACGGCCTGCTCATCGGCAAGTCCGACGGGCTGTCCCGGGACGACTCCGACCAGCTGTCCGCGATGGCATCGGCCTTCCAGAGCCTGGCCAGAGGCGCCGGCCGGCACTTCGGCGGCGGGCAGGTCCGGCAGACGATCGTGGAGATGGAGCACGCCTTCCTCTTCGTCACCGCGGCCGGGCGCGGCGCGTGCCTGGCCGTGCTCGCCGAGGAGAGCGCCGACGTCGGTCTCATCGCGTACGAGATGAACCTGCTGGTCAAGCAGGTCGGCGTGTACCTCAGCTCGGCACCGCGCAACGTGGCGGCGACAGCCGACAGCGGGCAGAGGGCGTAG
- a CDS encoding tryptophan dimethylallyltransferase family protein — protein sequence MMMRSLSLREHASVQLRNLCAAVGLADADEPVSILTLLLGDLGERTLAAPPIWASHVSDDLTPLEFSIALDEDGSPVLRMLVEPIADGSGVHANNRVALRVLDALAERFGLSLEQFREIWGLFVPDEPCGRFGIWYSVIFRRGAAPDFKVYFNPAALGEEHAPALVSEALSRLGFADAYGLVSDRAATRDGLDRLTFFALDLHTRPQSRVKVYVSHHDAGLPVVERAAAGVPGIALDRVRDFYSAIGGAGDRVLTGLPALSSYSFVGANASVPNNYSLYMPIRDLVSDDRSALERVLVLMERHGMDPTLLHRALAAVTSRRLDDGVGLLAYVSLRLGPVQSGITVYLSSEAYATMPPRSRGSASAQLPQVKVQ from the coding sequence ATGATGATGCGGTCCCTTTCGTTACGCGAGCACGCAAGTGTCCAGTTGCGCAATCTCTGTGCGGCGGTCGGACTGGCCGACGCCGACGAGCCAGTGAGCATTCTCACACTGTTACTCGGTGACTTGGGCGAGCGTACGCTGGCCGCGCCGCCGATCTGGGCCTCGCACGTCTCCGACGACCTGACGCCGCTCGAATTCTCCATTGCCCTTGACGAGGATGGCTCACCCGTGCTCCGCATGCTCGTCGAACCCATCGCGGACGGTTCGGGTGTGCATGCCAACAATCGCGTCGCGCTCCGCGTTCTCGACGCGCTTGCCGAGCGTTTCGGGCTGTCGCTGGAGCAGTTCCGTGAAATATGGGGGCTGTTTGTTCCGGACGAGCCGTGCGGCCGGTTCGGAATATGGTATTCGGTGATATTCAGGCGCGGCGCTGCGCCGGATTTCAAGGTGTACTTCAACCCGGCGGCGCTCGGCGAGGAACATGCGCCGGCGCTGGTGTCCGAGGCTCTGTCACGTTTGGGGTTCGCGGACGCGTACGGGCTGGTCAGTGACCGCGCGGCGACTCGGGACGGCCTCGACAGGCTCACCTTCTTCGCGCTCGATCTGCACACCCGCCCGCAATCGCGGGTGAAGGTCTACGTCTCGCATCACGACGCCGGGTTGCCGGTGGTGGAACGGGCCGCGGCCGGGGTGCCGGGCATCGCGCTGGACCGGGTCCGCGACTTCTATTCGGCGATCGGCGGCGCCGGCGACCGAGTGCTGACCGGCCTGCCGGCCCTGTCCAGCTATTCCTTCGTCGGCGCGAACGCGAGCGTGCCGAACAACTACTCCCTCTACATGCCGATCCGGGACCTGGTGTCGGACGACCGTTCGGCGCTGGAGCGTGTCCTGGTCCTGATGGAGCGGCACGGCATGGATCCGACGCTCCTGCACCGTGCTCTCGCCGCCGTCACGTCGCGGCGCCTGGACGACGGCGTAGGACTGCTCGCCTACGTGTCCCTGCGCCTGGGACCGGTGCAGTCCGGCATCACCGTGTACCTGTCGTCGGAGGCGTACGCGACCATGCCGCCGCGGTCGCGCGGGAGCGCATCCGCCCAACTGCCGCAAGTGAAAGTCCAGTAG
- a CDS encoding RluA family pseudouridine synthase translates to MRRRAKSPLPQRLGLDPVRMRMPAEGPWRTLREHLVFRLPRVDPERIDQMLRERRIVDADGPLGPDAPFVPDGVIWFHRDLPVETPVPFDIGIVHRDDDLLVVDKPHFLATIPRGQHIAETALVRLRRELDLPDLVPAHRLDRVTAGLVMFVIRPQVRGRYQTMFRDRLVRKAYEAIARHDPDLALPATVRSRIVKEKGVIVAQEVPGPANAETLVELVEHRDGLGRYRLRPLTGRTHQLRLHMAGLGVPILNDDFYPVLTEKPLDDFTNPLQLLAKTLEFDDPVTGEHRRFESRLRLSAWE, encoded by the coding sequence ATGAGACGTCGTGCCAAGTCCCCGCTGCCGCAGCGCCTCGGCCTCGACCCGGTGCGGATGCGGATGCCGGCCGAGGGGCCGTGGCGGACGCTGCGCGAGCACCTGGTGTTCCGGCTGCCCAGGGTGGATCCCGAGCGCATCGACCAGATGCTGCGCGAGCGCCGGATCGTGGACGCGGACGGGCCGCTGGGGCCGGACGCGCCGTTCGTGCCGGACGGGGTGATCTGGTTCCACCGGGACCTGCCGGTCGAGACGCCGGTGCCGTTCGACATCGGCATCGTGCACCGCGACGACGATCTGCTCGTTGTGGACAAACCCCACTTCCTGGCCACCATCCCGCGCGGCCAGCACATCGCCGAGACGGCGCTGGTGCGCCTGCGCCGCGAGCTGGACCTGCCGGACCTCGTACCGGCGCACCGGTTGGACCGCGTCACGGCCGGCCTGGTGATGTTCGTGATCCGTCCTCAGGTGCGCGGCCGCTACCAGACGATGTTCCGGGATCGCTTGGTGCGGAAGGCTTACGAGGCGATCGCCCGGCACGACCCCGACCTCGCCCTGCCGGCGACGGTGCGCAGCCGCATCGTCAAGGAGAAAGGCGTGATCGTCGCTCAGGAGGTCCCCGGGCCGGCGAACGCGGAGACCCTGGTGGAGCTCGTCGAGCACCGCGACGGCCTCGGCCGGTACCGGCTTCGCCCGCTCACCGGCCGCACGCACCAGCTGCGCCTGCACATGGCCGGCCTCGGCGTGCCGATCCTCAACGACGACTTCTACCCGGTGCTGACCGAGAAACCGTTGGACGACTTCACGAATCCGCTGCAGCTGCTGGCGAAGACGCTGGAGTTCGACGATCCGGTGACGGGGGAGCACCGTCGCTTCGAGAGCCGGCTGCGACTGTCGGCCTGGGAGTGA
- a CDS encoding FAD-dependent monooxygenase, with amino-acid sequence MTKILVSGASIAGPTAAYWLNHHGFEVTVVEQAPALRDGGSAVDFRGEQMEILRKMGVLADVEARSTRMGDVTIVDNEGRFEARVPSAVMSGEVEILRGDLSHVLYEHTKDKVEYVFGDRITSLTEHAGGVDVTFAKGAPRTFDLVIGADGSHSGVRSLAFGPEQDFATDLGYYVAYFTVPNHLGLDHEGQMYAEPGIGAMVTSAIDKDRLGVALYFASEPLAYDRHDIEQQKQILVSRFRDAGWELPTLLDGLMKTDTLFFDSLTQIRLDKWSRGRVVLVGDAAWAGGPGSGGTGLGMIGAYVLAGELATKSSYDEAFAAYEEIIRPTAKMGQNQAKRTGGFFAPESERGIRNRKYVYRVLNTKPMNGLLTWLVNRSADSIELPDYTRAA; translated from the coding sequence ATGACGAAGATCCTGGTTTCCGGAGCGAGCATCGCCGGCCCGACCGCCGCCTACTGGCTGAACCACCACGGCTTCGAGGTCACCGTGGTCGAGCAGGCCCCGGCGCTGCGCGACGGCGGCTCGGCCGTGGACTTCCGCGGCGAGCAGATGGAGATCCTGCGCAAGATGGGCGTGCTGGCCGACGTCGAAGCCCGCAGCACGCGGATGGGCGATGTCACGATCGTCGACAACGAGGGCCGGTTCGAGGCCCGGGTGCCGTCCGCGGTGATGAGCGGCGAGGTCGAGATCCTGCGCGGCGACTTGAGTCATGTGCTCTACGAACACACCAAGGACAAGGTGGAGTACGTCTTCGGCGACCGGATCACGTCGCTGACCGAGCACGCCGGCGGCGTGGACGTCACCTTCGCCAAGGGCGCGCCGCGCACGTTCGACCTGGTCATCGGCGCCGACGGGTCGCACTCGGGGGTGCGGTCGCTGGCCTTCGGGCCGGAGCAGGACTTCGCCACCGATTTGGGCTACTACGTCGCCTACTTCACCGTGCCCAACCACCTCGGCCTGGACCACGAGGGCCAGATGTACGCCGAGCCGGGCATCGGCGCGATGGTGACCAGCGCCATCGACAAGGACCGGCTGGGCGTGGCGCTGTACTTCGCGTCCGAGCCGCTGGCCTACGACCGCCACGACATCGAGCAGCAGAAGCAGATCCTGGTCTCCAGGTTCCGCGACGCCGGCTGGGAGCTGCCGACGCTGCTGGACGGCCTCATGAAGACCGACACGCTGTTCTTCGACTCGCTCACCCAGATCCGACTTGACAAGTGGTCACGGGGTCGGGTCGTGCTGGTCGGCGACGCGGCGTGGGCGGGCGGCCCGGGCAGCGGCGGCACCGGCCTCGGCATGATCGGCGCGTACGTGCTCGCCGGCGAGCTGGCCACGAAGTCCAGCTACGACGAGGCTTTCGCGGCGTACGAGGAGATCATCCGGCCCACCGCGAAGATGGGGCAGAACCAGGCCAAGCGGACCGGCGGCTTCTTCGCGCCGGAGAGCGAGCGGGGCATCCGCAACCGCAAGTACGTCTACCGCGTGCTCAACACCAAGCCCATGAACGGCCTGTTGACGTGGCTGGTCAACCGCTCCGCCGACTCGATCGAGCTGCCGGACTACACTCGGGCGGCGTGA
- a CDS encoding tryptophanase, whose translation MTIMEPYRIKVVEPIPLTTREDRERSLSRAGYNAFNLRADEVTIDLMSDSGTGAVSTAQEAAASMGDESYAGARSFYRFHGVLSELTGFPHIFPAHQGRAAERILFGALLEPGQITLSNTHFDTTRANVELLRCEARDLPCPEAADLDSQAPFKGNIDLRALEQTLTGPEGDRVGFVIMTITNNGGAGQPVSMANIEAAAAICRRSGVPFLLDAARFAENAWLVTQREPGYADVSPTEVAKRAFRLADGCVASLKKDGIAPMGAFLAMHDPEVASRCELILTATEGFRTYGGLAGHELDRLAQGLREVLEPDYLRSRAAAAAHLARLANEAGVDVVQPPGIHALYLNAGRLLPHIPPGRFPGHALACQLYLEGGIRCVELGSLYLGTLDDDYELVTPAPYELVRLALPRRVYTQSHYEYVAETLAAIAKRPESVPGYRMVETTPILRHFNSRMEPVPM comes from the coding sequence ATGACGATCATGGAGCCGTACCGGATCAAGGTCGTGGAACCCATCCCGCTGACCACACGGGAGGATCGTGAGCGGTCGTTGTCCCGGGCGGGGTACAACGCCTTCAATCTCAGGGCCGACGAGGTCACCATCGACCTGATGTCGGACTCGGGCACCGGCGCGGTCTCCACCGCGCAGGAGGCCGCGGCGAGCATGGGCGACGAGTCGTACGCGGGCGCCCGCTCCTTCTACCGGTTCCACGGGGTGCTCAGCGAACTGACCGGGTTCCCGCACATCTTCCCGGCGCACCAGGGCCGGGCCGCGGAGCGCATCCTGTTCGGCGCGCTGCTGGAGCCGGGCCAGATCACCCTGAGCAACACTCACTTCGACACCACCCGGGCGAACGTCGAGCTGTTGCGCTGCGAGGCGCGTGACCTGCCGTGCCCGGAGGCGGCCGACCTGGACAGCCAGGCGCCGTTCAAGGGCAACATCGACCTGCGTGCCCTCGAGCAGACGCTCACCGGGCCGGAGGGCGACCGGGTCGGCTTCGTGATCATGACGATCACCAACAACGGCGGCGCGGGGCAGCCGGTGTCGATGGCCAACATCGAGGCGGCCGCCGCGATCTGCCGGCGCAGCGGGGTGCCGTTCCTGCTGGACGCCGCCCGCTTCGCGGAGAACGCGTGGCTGGTGACCCAGCGCGAGCCCGGGTACGCCGACGTCAGCCCGACCGAGGTGGCCAAGCGCGCGTTCCGGCTGGCCGACGGGTGCGTGGCCAGCCTGAAGAAGGACGGCATCGCCCCGATGGGCGCGTTCCTGGCGATGCACGACCCGGAGGTGGCCTCGCGCTGCGAGCTGATCCTCACCGCCACCGAGGGATTCCGCACCTACGGCGGCCTGGCCGGGCACGAACTCGACAGGCTGGCCCAGGGGTTGCGCGAGGTCCTCGAACCCGACTACCTGCGTTCCCGGGCCGCCGCCGCGGCCCACCTCGCTCGGTTGGCCAACGAGGCCGGGGTCGACGTGGTGCAGCCGCCCGGCATCCACGCGCTGTACCTCAACGCGGGCCGGCTGCTGCCGCACATCCCGCCGGGCCGTTTCCCCGGCCACGCGCTGGCCTGCCAGCTGTACCTGGAGGGCGGCATCCGCTGCGTCGAGCTCGGCTCGCTCTACCTCGGCACCCTCGATGACGACTACGAGCTCGTCACGCCGGCGCCGTACGAGCTGGTCCGGCTGGCCCTGCCGCGGCGGGTCTACACCCAGAGCCACTACGAGTACGTCGCCGAGACGCTCGCGGCCATCGCCAAGCGCCCGGAAAGCGTGCCCGGCTATCGCATGGTGGAGACCACGCCGATCCTGCGGCACTTCAACTCCCGCATGGAACCCGTGCCCATGTAG
- a CDS encoding DUF742 domain-containing protein, producing the protein MADNDAEWFDEAAGPLVRPYAMTGGRTRPGTAWLDVATQVVTVPSTTERVGIGPEQQAILELCHRALSVAEIAHYVDVPLVVVKVLISDLIDRGDVVVRPPAQALRAPGRELLQAVLDGVRAL; encoded by the coding sequence ATGGCCGACAACGACGCCGAGTGGTTCGACGAGGCGGCCGGCCCGCTGGTCCGCCCCTACGCGATGACCGGCGGCCGGACCCGGCCGGGCACGGCGTGGCTGGACGTGGCCACCCAGGTCGTGACGGTGCCGTCCACGACCGAGCGGGTCGGCATCGGCCCCGAGCAGCAGGCGATTCTCGAACTGTGCCACCGGGCACTGTCGGTGGCCGAGATCGCCCACTACGTGGACGTCCCACTGGTCGTCGTGAAGGTGCTGATCAGCGACCTGATCGACCGTGGTGACGTGGTTGTCCGTCCTCCCGCCCAGGCGCTGCGCGCGCCGGGCCGGGAACTACTTCAGGCGGTTCTCGATGGTGTCCGTGCACTCTAG